Sequence from the Acomys russatus chromosome 12, mAcoRus1.1, whole genome shotgun sequence genome:
GACTGCAGAGTCTACAGAGGCGTGCCTTACGTCATTAGTAGGGTCTTGGCTGGCACAGGCTGACTGCAGAGTCTACAGAGGCGTGCCTTACGTCATTAGTAGGGTCTTGGCTGGCACAGGCTGACTGCAGAGTCTCCAGTGGTGTACCTTACGTCATTAGTAGGGTCTTTCCTGGCACAGGCTGACTAGAGTCTGCAGTGGCTGCCTTCTGTGCCTCAGGAGAACATGTGCAGGGCATGAAGGCTCCGCTTGCCATTGCTGTTACCCAGTTGTACCCAACTAACCTGATAAACTTATTTGGGGATTTTTCCCATAAAGGGCTTAAATATTACTTTGTAACTTCTTGTTGGGAATGGCAGTGCATCTCTGGGCAAGCAGCTTACTGAAGCTGCCTTGCTTAGTTGTCGCTTTGCctttttgagactgtgtctcactCCGTAGTCCAGGTTAGTTTCCAACTTCTGTCGAGagccctggctctgccttctgagtgctgctaTCAGAGGTGCACACCGCCTTACCCCGCCTAGAGCCGATTTAACACAGTCCTCTAGCTTGCTCGTTCTTCtttgtttccctccctctgtgtatgtCTTAGTTCTTAAAGTCATCTTGGTCATTGTTGTCAGCTGTGCTTTGTGCATCAAACGGTCATTTCAGCGCGTACATGAGCTCAcagcgaggccagcctggctacccTTGAATGCCAGTTGGTGTTTAGCAAGTTAGGCCCAGTCTCTCCATCCACAGACGCGAGCAGTAGTGTTACCTCACAGTACTACAGGGGTGAGTAGCCATGTAACAGGTGCTTGCAGTAGAGCTTGGAGTGTGAGAGAGCTCTGCCGTGAGCATTCCTTACTGTCTCTCTTCATCAAGCCTGAGGGCTGAGCTCAGGAGTTGCCTGGCAGTTGAAGATGAAGTGTATATCCCTGCAAGCTTCCTCAGTTTTTCTGTCtacattttatttgcttgtttctgtACACAGGATATCCTGGCCTGCACCTGACTTTTTACAGAGGAATCTATGACATCTCTGTTCTCACTGGAGCTCTGCCTTGAAACAGAacaaaggtcacacagctggggaCTGGCTTAGCTGCTGCCCTCACTCTGCCCTCCCTGTGGCCTTCATCTGCTTTGTCCATcaggtctcaaactcactctCATAGGCTTCCAAGTCTTACTTTCTAAGATTCCCACTCTAAGAGACATCTAGAGACAGGTCTCACCTCTTCGGACagttctttctatgtagcccaggttagccttcaACTTGAACTTTCTACCTTGGTTTACACGTGTGCATTACCACACCAGGCTCTAGACACAAACTCTGACAGGAATTTTAGTTTCAGGTACACATTAGGGTAGTCTTTTCTGCTGATACGATTCAAGAGATTGTAAGCATTTTAAACAgctatttctgtatttcttcttcttctccttcttcggccattttcttttcttcttattcttcttatttctgagtcttcctGCTTTAGGCGTATTCATTCTTATCCCTAATTTCTGCCtccttcattcttcttcttcttcttcttcttcttcttcttctccttcttcttcttctccttcttcttcttcttcttcctcctcctcctcctcctcctcctcctcctcctcttcctcctccttctcctcctcctcctctgttttaaaaaaagcattatttctatgtatgtggctgtgtgtatgtctgtgcaccgtgtatgtctgatgcctgcagaagccaagagaacccttggctctcctggagttacagacagttgtgagccaccatgtggatgctaggaattgaacccgggtcctttagaggagcagccactgctctaaaCTGATGAGCCTTTCTCGGCCCTGGGCTGCACATTCTTTGAAGGTGCTGCCACGTCCCCTCAGTTGTTCTTCCATGTGCCACTGAACTGTCATGTCTGGGAGGGGCCAGTGCACTGGGTGCGAGTTCCCAGTTCACCAGTTGTCTGGCTTTACACATGTCTGTGAAGATGCAGCTGAAGGAGGGAGCAGTGGTGTGGGGTGGTCAGAGACTACGAATTGAGTTCCATTTGGGTTCCTTACTGGAGGCACTTTATAGTGTACCCTTTGCTAGTGAAGCTGAGATGCTTcttcattttaagtttttaaactgTTCTTCTTATGAGTATCTtgcttctgtgtatgtatgtgtactacctgtgtgcctggtgtatgtatgtgtactacctgtgtgcctggtgtcaacaaaggccagaagaggatgttggatcccttggaactggaagtTGAACAAGAACTCTTAACTACAGAGCTGTCTCTTGATCCCTGAAcctgagatcttttttttttgtgtgtgtgtgtgtgtgtgtgtgtgtgtgtgtgtagtacaatATTTATAATAGAAACTGGCTGAAAATACTACATGCTAACAGACAATATGATACACAAATAGGGTGGGAGTAGACAGGAAAGGGCAGAGGCCACAGGCCTGCACCAAGAGCCTTTCAATAGACTGCTGAATGGACTGGATCTGCTGCTTTAGCTGAGAGCCTTCTTTGATGGTAACAGAACAGGCGATGACAGGCCTGGAGACGCCACAGGCCCGTCCTAAAGCCTGCTTGGAGCGCACAAATACATAGGGGACATTCTTGTCTTCACACAGCAGTGGGAGGTGCAGGATGATCTCCAAGGGCTCGGCGTCTGCTGCCATCACAAtgaactcagagatgcctctGTTGAGTGTTTTGGTGGCTTCATTGGCTCCTTTCCGAAGTTGCTTGTAGTTGCATGACTGCTGAACAAGGTCCAGCAGCTTCTTGGTGAGGTGGGCATCCGCCAGGGGATAGGCCTTTGGGTTCACATCCGCCTCCATCATGGCTGTGCTGCGCCGGCCTCGCCGCGACCCCGAGCACAGCCCACCTCGGACAGACTGAAACCGAACCTGAGATCTTAATAACCGTCTCATTAGCTCCTAACCAAGGGCTCATTGTGTAGCCTGAGGTGTGTTTAGAATGTCTTCTGTGTTATCATGGAAATGCACCTTGTCAGTGGGTTGTAGCatcagtcttttgtttttggttttttgagacagagtttctctgtgtagcatttgCTGGCCTGGACttaactttatagaccaggctggcttgacctcacagcgatcctcctgagtcctaggattaaaggcctgcaccaccatgcaggGCTATAGCATCAGTCTTAAGTCCTGACACAGTGTTtctttttagagatttttttaagTGAGTTGATACCCTGAGAGAGGTTTAAAATCTAATGGGCTGCTAAATCTTCTGGCTAGGCTTTTAACATTACCACGAGGTTGTGTTTGTTCACTAAGTCACATTTTAATAAAGTTCTATAAAACACTGAGTACAAGTAATTAAAAGTGGAGGATTCCATAACCTAAGGATGCCACAAATGACGTATGTTGCCTGTTATCTGTGTTTGGATGTCTAAATCAACCGAAAACTCCACAGGTACTAGTCTTAATTACCACCTCTGTTAGCAGCCTGCTCCAGGTCGATAACAAGTCAGAACCATCACGGTGTTGAACTACACAGCAAGCCCTTTCTGCAGAAATAGTCTTAGAGCTAACCTAGATCTCCCAGTTCTTATAAACCTGAGTGGaatctacagatttttttttcccaaggccAGTCCAGTAAGAACAAGTGGACCTGTGGGAGTGTAGAACACAGGGGTGTTGTCCACTTTTCTTTCCTGTTAGACATAGGCTGACAGGGCCACTTAACAGAGACGGCCCAGGCAGGTGCATGGTGGCTTGCAGTATGGGAATTGCTTTTAGCCATTAAAGACAGTATGATATCCAGAGTCTCAGGACAAGCTGGTCTTGAGTTTGCTATATAGTCAAGGCTGGTACTTAATACCCAATAAACTGTCTCTCTGGCCTAAAAAAGCATTCTTAGTAGAGAAACAAAGTTATCCAACATAGAATACAGACACCAACACCACCTCAGATGTATAATCCAAAAGGCAAAGGCCCTAGGGTTCCATCCATCCTGAGCTGGGACTTCAGAGGTTGCTTTTGGCATGTTTTGGTCTTACCCTCTCCTGGGGAACACTTGCAGAATTGTTTTTATGAGAATTCCCACACTGGAGTCCATGGCTTTGCAGAGCTTCGTTCTGTCCAAGCCCCACACTGTTTAGTTGTAGTGAGACTCTCACTTTCATATAGTTTTCTACAAGCCTGGAAGACACTTGAAGTAGCATTGGGAACAACCAGAATATTCTTGGTGTTCTTGGCTGCTAAGAACCTCATTGACGGTATCATCGTGCCACACGAATGAGATTTATAATTTGTTGAGTTGTTCCATCACGCACATACGTAGGCACAACCCATCTCCCGTGTGTTTTAAAGTTTGCCTTAGAATAGCAGTGAACGAGTGCGCTAATTGTGGATCCTTCTGAATGCTAGCTGGGAAGGGCAGCAGCTGCTCCTCCATCTCCACCTGCATCTGTTCATGTTTCAAGAACAGTGTTTCCCATGTCCCCGACTGCAAAGGCGCCAGGACCATCTCAGTAGCTCCTAGGTTCTTGTCCAGACAAGGCACAGCTGTTCCATAAGCATCTCAGTGTGTGCACTTGGGCAGTCTGTAAGATAGGAAGCATCTGAGCAGCAGCTACCTGCTAGTGCTTCTAGGTCGCCTTGATGTAGGAGACGAGACAAAATAGAAGAGTTTGCTCAGCAGCGTCTAACAGGTGCAGAATTCTTgcaaaatgagaaacagaagttTGAAGGCTTTCAGTTAATATTACCTAAGCTAAGAGTGGTACCAGGAGCTACAGTCAGGGGCAGCTTCGTAGCAGCACACCTGATAACCAAGTCTCAGAAAACTGACTCATCACCTACAGTGGCTTCCCAGATTGCACACAGCTTGCTGGCTGATGTGAGCATGTGCAGAGACTGGCAGAAATGAATGCTGGGAAAGCACCTCTATATATCACTGTCTCGGTCTGTTCTGATGTGCCAGAAGTGACAAGTGCACATGCAGGGTCAAGCCAAACAGCACTACACTCTGCTCTGTGATCAAACGgcatgtttgttcatttttaggtttattttgtgggtgtgtatgtacCAGGGTAGGTTCCTTTGGAGGCCACAAGAGGCCATTAGATCCCCTGAGGCTGACATCACAGagctgtgagtgctggggactaaacttgggtcctctgcaggaaacAACACATGCTTTTAACTGCCAAGCCGTTTGGCCAGCCCTGCGATGGTTATTTTTGACTGTATACTTCTCTGTATAGAAAGTGACTTGAGAGGGTTGCAGGCCTCGTCTGGGTGTGCCTGAGAATGTTCCCAGGCAGCATTAACCTAGGGAGGACACTCCGTCTGCATGTGGGCGGCTCCATCTGATATGCTAGAGGCCCAGGGAGAAAtaatgggaaagaggaagaggccagCCAGCATGGCCGCCTCTGCTGTCTGGCTGTCATGATGGAACTGCACAGTGTTGCCATGCCCTCCGCACCTCACCACAGTGGACTAAACTCCTGAAAACAGCAATACTGagccttccccccacctcccttgcGCCCCCCCTCCcgttaagttgtttatgtcagGCATGCTGTCAACAGCGATGAGAGAGCTAAAATGGTTTCCCAGTACCTTCAGAGGCGAGGAGCCAACTCCAGTTATTTATGCCTGTGACAGTAGCATCTGCAGACCACAGGTGCACTTCTCCTGCAGtggatcatcatcatcatcatcagggaGTGCTGTTGCTTCTTAGCATCTGGTCTCCTTTGCCTCTCCCAGCACCAGTTTGCTTCCATCCGCTTGGCACTGCCTCGCTTCTGCATGGTATTTGCACTTGTTCTTGAGTCTGTTAAGATCTGCGTTTGGCGAGCACAGCTGAGCTCCCACCAGACAGGGAGCTGCCAGGCCACGGTTGGGCTGCTTTTGGAAACTTCCAGGGTGGCTCAGGTCATTTGTCTCTTCCTCGGCATAGTATGTGGGGTAGGACCACTTTTCAGTACCTTCTCATGCCAATGCATGGCAGCCCAATCTGCCAAAGTATGCTTTGGACTGAGGTTGATTTTAAGCTGGAGgctgagaagcagaaacagaaaagctCCCTGCTTTCACCTTGTTTGTTAAGAAGCAGCACATGAGTTTACAAAGATGGCTGTGCCTTCTCTACAAAGGAGACACTGAGGACTGAAGTCCATCACCACCCAGAGAAAACTCTGCCCTTATTGGCCTGGGACAATACCCGAGGAGACCACAGACCAAGACTGGCTACCCCTTCCTAAATGTGCAGCACTGGCGGGAATCTtgggtccttttctttctttcttttttttttttttcagctcctcTCTGCTTTATTGTCGTCTGTTGAAGATCCTGTTTTAAGCCAGACTGCTAAGCCACTTGTGGGAATTTCTTCGCTGGGTAACTCCCATGTGCATTTGAGATACATATGTTAATAAGcttctgcttgtttttctcttgttaatCTGTCTTTTATTACAGAGGCTCCAGCCAAGAATTTATGCAGATAGAGGGAACAGTTTTTCCTTCCCTCATACCACTTTGACCGGATGAGCAGACTTTTAATGTACCCTTGGACTTCACTGAAGAGACATGGCTAGTGCAAGAAATTAGCAGAAAGCTGCACACTGCTGCTTAGTGAAACCCAGAGCTGTGGAGTGGAACGCAAGCCTAGCGATCACTAAGATGGGAAATGGAGGGGCAGAACTGCACCTTGATTAAATTTCAGTTTATTTCCTAACTCAGGCTAGTGGTTGTAATACTGTTAAGAGACAGTAGGCACCTAGAACATGCTGGTTCAGAAGAGCTACAAAGGCACACTGCCCTCTAgattgtaaactttaaaaaagttaGATATGATGAGTGCATGTGATTTTGTCAGTTTAATAAATTGACTGATGAGTTAAAGACATTTTTGTATTGTCCATTTACAATAAATTGCAGTATTTGAATATGtggtttttcagtttttatttatgtgcatatacatgaaGTCACCATTTCATAAAAGATAATAAACAACTTAATTTAGTTATATAGTACTCATCATAATGTGAATTTTCTCATGGACTTTCAGAACCCATCTTTCCCTAGCCACCCCAGACCATCCTCAAAGTGTAGATCTGCTTTCCCTGTGTACATCTTAAAAACTTTACAGAAATGAAGTCATGTGTCACATacaaattttggggttttttgtttgtttgtttgtagtcaTTTTGAGATAATCTGGTGAACAGTATTTGATGATTATACAGCTAAGCCAATTTCATTTATTGGTCATTTTCTGTTGGTGATATGACAAATTACCACAACCATGACGGCTTCAACTAAACTATCCTCCATTGTTAG
This genomic interval carries:
- the LOC127196117 gene encoding NHP2-like protein 1; translation: MMEADVNPKAYPLADAHLTKKLLDLVQQSCNYKQLRKGANEATKTLNRGISEFIVMAADAEPLEIILHLPLLCEDKNVPYVFVRSKQALGRACGVSRPVIACSVTIKEGSQLKQQIQSIQQSIERLLVQACGLCPFLSTPTLFVYHIVC